Proteins co-encoded in one Arachis stenosperma cultivar V10309 chromosome 7, arast.V10309.gnm1.PFL2, whole genome shotgun sequence genomic window:
- the LOC130940961 gene encoding 60S ribosomal protein L35a-1 produces the protein MVKGRQGERVRLYVRGSILGYKRSKSNQYPNTSLIQIEGVNTKEEVAWYAGKRMAYIYKAKVKKNGSHYRCIWGKVTRPHGNSGIVRAKFKSNLPPKSMGARVRVFMYPSNI, from the exons ATGGTGAAAGGTCGCCAAGGAGAGCGTGTCAG ACTTTATGTCAGGGGTTCAATCCTTGGATACAAGAG GTCCAAGTCAAACCAATATCCAAACACCTCTCTTATCCAGATTGAGGGAGTAAATACCAAGGAAGAGGTTGCATGGTATGCTGGGAAGCGCATGGCATACATATACAAAGCCAAGGTAAAGAAGAATGGATCCCACTATCGCTGCATTTGGGGTAAGGTTACCAGGCCTCATGGTAACAGTGGTATTGTCCGTGCTAAGTTCAAGTCAAACCTGCCACCAAAATCAATG GGAGCAAGGGTCAGAGTCTTCATGTATCCAAGCAATATATGA